aataggaaaattacgcgattaagtaaatttatactatttaattatttatcataattataatttgctataattatcatgcgcgactaacattatacattaattacgtgggatGACTTCGAacttgtataattagtcacgtttgtatatgtataattcgccagaatatacaaatacatatgtataatatacaatttatatatatatatatatatatatataaacacacacaatttacctctctcccactctctatcctatctcgctcgcctctctcctccccctcccagtctcgctcgcatatatacaaatacttatgtgtaatatacaattatatacatatacaattcatttctctcccactctctgccttctctcgctcgcctctctcctacCTCTCCCAGTCTTGCTCACCTCTCTCTtgcctctcccaatctctcttgccatatatacaaatacatatgtataatatacaattatctaaccgatatacatatacaattcaccttctcccactcttttccccctctctctctctcagtctcgctcgcctctctcctccgtATAACATGTAactacgaattgtaattatcaaactatagctatggagagtaattaagttatttttaaatggctatatgtgaaagttccctAATTAAAATTAGGTGCACTTTATTTCTGATATACTGTACTTAAGCATAATTCATATGTATCTGGAAACACGAACTCTCTCACTCATATCTCTTATCTTGTTCGcttctctctctatctctctcctTATGGTTCTGTAtttcagaatttttattaaatatatctaatatctcatatatatgtaattagtaTAATTTGCATATATCTGGAATACATAATTACTCTTTTGGTTGCCTCTCGCCTTTTTCATCTCCCCTTctcctctctcactacctctcTTCTTATGTATATGCATTTCAGAATGTATCTAGTAGCAAAAATACATGTAGCAGGTATATCTGCCTTGaaatttagtattgaattattcATTAATGAGtaattacttcaaattatagataaatcataaaatttattaaatatatgacaAAAATGTCTATGTATTTAACCATGACACAATATCTTCTTTTCAAGTAAAAACTTGAGAGAAATTGGTAAGGATCCAAATCCATTCATTCCTCTGAAATCATCACAACTTGCTTCCCAACGTTGAGACCTGAGAAGAGACCAACTAGAGCACTAGGAGCACTTTCAAAACCTTCAGCTATGTCTTCCACATACACAATATTACCAGCCTTCATTTGTGGAATGATCATTTCCAAATATTTAGGGTAAAGATGATAGtaatcaaaaacaagaaatcctTCCATACGAATTCGTTTCGCGATGAGGCGAAACAAGTTGTGCACTCCTTCAGTCTTGTCAAGGTTGTATTGTGAAATCATCCCACACACAGCAATACGACCATGAAGTTTCATATTCATAAGAACTGCATCAAGCATCTTACCTCCAACATTCTCAAAGTATATGTCAATTCCATCAGGAAAGTACCTAATAGATTAAATCAATACGAAAAAAGGTCATATTGCTTTTCTGTTATACTATCAGTTCATATATATCTTTACCGTTATAGTAACTATGCCCTTAATGTTACAAAAGTGGTTCATATCTTCACTAATCATTAATCTCATTCACTTTAACCAAAATAAAAAGTCAATCCACCACACACAATTCTTCTGAGGTGAAGAGACTATTTCTACTAGATAAATGGCAACTTCAGCATAAGAAAAAGATACGATAAATGTGAATTCTTTTTATTAGTTGAATCAGTGTATTTTGCATATAGTATGAATGTCTATatcattttagtctttttatAAACGGTATAGTTTATCCTCGTTTTCAATCAAAAGTTTGGTGCATGTCCCCCTTTACTTTAGTAACTTTTTTGGATGTTATCAACATGGTAGGGGTCAAGCCTAACCCCACACCATTAAAGTGACCATTACTTAGTGTTTTCTTGTGGTAATTTATaggtataatacataaatatatcttttaatttagcTTCTAATTACATTTATGTCATTCAATTTTGAATGtgtacaagtagacacttaaacttgtataaagttgaataaatagacacacatgACCTACATGTCAtcttttgtcctacgtggtgtcttactgtattgtgccatgtaggactcatgtatgtatttatttaaaagttgaatagttaaagtgtctgtgcattatgaaagtagttgaagatcaaaattaaaatttaaagccaaatttagaattcaatatatgtattatgtctatTTATAAGATGACTCACCTTTTCAAAGTTGCATCTAAATCATGCTCCTCTTTATAGTTAAAAGCTTCATCAAAACCAAACTTGCTCTTCAACATATCAacctttaataataaataatgaataaatgagATAGATAGATTATTTAACAATGATTAAGATAAATAAGATAACTTGTAACCCACTAACAAATTTCAAGAGTGAAATGTTTTAGTACTTACCTTTTGTTTATTTCCAGCACTACCAACAACATAACAACCTAACATCTTTGCAAATTGTCCAACAAGTTGACCAACTGCTCCAGAAGCAGATGAAACAAACACACTTTCACCCTTCTTAGGACAACAAACCTCATAAAAACCAACATAAGCTGTAATCCCAGGCATCcctacaaaataatttttgagtaaaataaatatttattgttttctttACCACCTATGCTATCACTTACTTTGTATTAAAACAGAATGATTGGGCGTAAAGCGTCTGTAGGTAGCTTTTAAAATTTGCCGTCAAAATAACTCAACAACAAACTTCAAAGACATATTTTGATCGAAGAGAGTGGTGATTGAGGTATGAAACTTACGAGAAGGTGATTGTTTAGGTaggttaaattaaataatggaTATATAGTTGAGGTATGAAACTCATAAATATACAATGGTTTCGATCTGTTTTATAccattaactttttattttatttgaatttgaaattgaaatcgaTAGAAAAGCAAAGATATGGGCTCGTGTaagtaggaaaaaaaaaattatttgtttttgagTTAATGATCACTCTCTTTGTATTAAAACACACCCTGATGACAAGTTAGTCAAATATTAATCACACTCCACTACATGCACTTGTAGGCCAACTCAACATCAAAAtgcatttttaatataaaaagagaGTGATAGtttaaataagtaaacagaacAATGTATAGTAAAGATATAAAATCAGCAAAAAAATTTGATACTCCCTccattttagtttatttttctaattttttttagtccatttaaaaaaacatgactcttttttaaataactttttaatttcaattaatcACAACacatatttaagaccacaagattgaATGACATTTAGATACCgttaacatatttaaaagtcttttttgttttcttaaactTCAAGTCAAAATACGTCACTTAATTTGAAACGAAGGagatattttaaatgtatttttaacgattaaatatttatatttggagAGGGAAAGGATGTATATTGAGAAGAGAAAAACTCACCAAGGATTCCTGTATAATAGGAAAGAGGCACATCCTTTTCATGATCAATTTTAAAGAGAGTTGTCTCAGTAGTTGTTACAACACTATATTCCTCCCATCCACTCATTCCCCAAATTAAGTCACCTTTTTGGTAGTTTGAATCACTAGACTCCACAATTTTAGACACTCCATATCCTGTGATAGGCTAcgaatagaaaataaataagaaattcacTTATTTTCCTGAAAAGTATactaaatacaaataatattgaattttgaaacATTCAAGGTCTACACAATTAACAATCAAAATATAGTTAAAGGAGAGAATTTTATGtgaaaagaatataaaagcttatttgttttgttaggaggagaaaaaaaaaccaaTTTTACACCAtactaaatttatttgaaaaccATAACCATTAAGAATGATTTGACTGACTAATAGTGATTTTTTTACAtagttattaaatatataaattttattaaaaaaatttaaaatccatATCGAAATTAACAAGTTTGATTCTCAAAATTTGAACTTGATTTTgataactttttgaaaataatttctctatctttataagataaaaataaagtcaGTACTCACCATCCTCTCCGAATTCACgagtttgacttttttttaagtaGCTTATTAGCAAAAACTTAAAAGTCATGAGTTGAGCATACTCATTTTTTTAGCTTAAAAAAGTGCTTAAATTTTTTGTCAAAcaccttaaaaaaaattttaaaaagattaaaaaccgaaaattacttaaaataagataattaaatcACTCAGTTATaaaaatacactaaatatattttctgaCTCTCGAAATTTGAATGTCAAACAAAGGTATATATCAACTAAATAATCATATGTGTGATagtaaattgaattttttttttgaaatacttaCATAACCAGGAGTGAAGGATTGAATATAGCTACCCTCAAGTTTGCTCATGCGATTACGCATGTAAGGGTCACAAGACAAGTAAAGATTCTTCAACACAACAACATTAGAACCTTCTAGAACATTCAATTTAATGATACTATTCTTAAATTCCATATCAGATTCCTTAGGATAACCTTCCACATAATGTTTTAGAATGATTTGTTTGTTGTTCATGATCATTTCTTCAGCCATTTCTAATTTTAATGTGAATGAAGAGTTGTGGTCATAATAggtgtgtttatatatatgtagaGAGAAAGTTTAGGGGTTTGATTTGATGTTACATGTGAAATGATATGGCAAGTCAATCCAAAAAGGTGAATAGGATCATGATATATGTCAAAATGATATATCCCAATTCAAGatcaataaaaacatgttatgtGTGTACAAGTAACATGTTTTGccaattaaatattgatatgtCTCTTAAATTCGAAAATAAAATCTTTCTTCATGATCACTACTTCTCCACCATTCACTTAAATTTGTTTGGGTGAAGAAAGCTTATCTTTATCATAACTCCTACAGTCAGTAATTATAAATAGGATCATCATAATTAAGAATTCTAATAAAAAGCCAGAGAGAGCTCGTGAATCAACGCCATAAATTTCTTTACAAGCTACAAGTTCAAGTAACAATTTAAGATCAATATCACCAAATTTAGGAACAAGCTCAAAAACCCTTGAATTCAAGTGCAATTTAAGATCAAGATCatcgaattcaagaacaagctcaaAAACCCGTAAATTTAAGTACaattgataataatttttttttattttatgtgacacttttttctctttactttattgcaatttcttttattataataaaaataatataatttaaaaatctcCTTTTATCGTTAATGAAATGACATGCAGCTATATAATCTCCAAGAATTATTTTAGAcaacaaattttcagaatcttccttttttttaaaaaaaatatatcaaataaaatgaaacggaAAAAGTATTTTTCCCACATTTATATTGCTTTCTCCATTTGCTTAGTGTCTCCTCACCGACTCTACCAACCAACTATGGACAATGTTTTACAAGCCTTTTAAACATGCTCCCTAATAATTGTAAGAGGAAAAGCTTAAAgggtttcttaaaaaaaaaactatattaagataaaatatagAATAACAATTAGGATTATTAATTAATActgaaattatatattttataataataaaataaattattcttttacatagtaatataattaattatatcataatatatctaaatttataatataaattttatcttaaatataattaaaatatatcatatctTATCTCACCTACCAAACAATCacttcaaataaacaaaaaatagtattaaaaaaaaaaagatagaggCAAATATAGCTCATCATTGTACGCAGCAGCGAGCACCACAAGAAGAAAATATCCCAACATAAATTAGAGCTTTCCACATACAGCAACACAATGCCTGAATCTGGAAATTCAATAGTTGTAAATACTTTCGGATATTTTcggtatcacataaattgagataaagaaaaataatgcgaaaagtttaataaattataatgtttaataacataaaatattttatatatttaattgtctTTCCGAATTCCGTCTATGCTATTGGGTTTGTGTTGGCACAGTTAGCTCATGAATATTTTGGTGATGTGACTGACGGACGATTACAATGAAAATTGATTAAAAGATACTCTGTATGGAGTTGCGAGAGCAATACGTGAAGCTTCATATTTTGGGCTATTAGGAGTTATTTCTCCGTCATATCACTCTAAAAATAGTGAGACTGTGTGTATTGCTCCACCAATTCCCTACAGAGGGAACCAACACGAAAATCGACATAATGAGGGAGAGGGTTTACCTGCTCCGGGGCTTCTTTAATTTGATCTTTTAAATGGACTATTTTGGTCGTCAGGGCGAACTGCTCCACAgctaacgtcttaacggacacccacaaaattttttggcaaaatAACGTCGTaatttcggatcaccaaaaaagatagtAAACTATGACAaacgaaaattggcaaaatgggggTTCACCTGCTccaaggctcgtttgaccttcaaaatatACCGTTTTGGCCGTCAAGGCCAATTAGCTCCATAACTAACGTCATAATGAacgtccataaaaaaatttgacaaaaataatgttggaattccaaatcaccaaaaaagatggtgaactaTAGTCCACGAAAATCTACAAAATGGGAATTTACCTGCTccagggcttgtttgaccttgaaaatggacccTTTTGGTCGTTCTGGGCCAACTAGCTCCATATCTTaagtcttaacggacgtccacgaaaaatattgaaaataacgtcagaattctagatcaccaaaaatgATGATAaactatagtacacgaaaatcgataaaatgagGATTTACctgcttcggggctcatttgatCTTGCAAATGGACCGTTTTAGCTGTCATGGACAACTGGATCCATAGTTAACGTTTTAACagatgtccatgaaaaattttggctaAAATAACATCGGAAtttcaaatcacaaaaaaaGATGATTCACTATACCAcacgaaaatcaacaaaataggGGATTTACCTGTTTCGaaactcgtttgaccttaaaaattataaaatattccaatttataagataaatttatttcgcataattcaaaaatatcacATTTGAATTCTTATCCCATAACtcatataactttttttaagataaataaaataaaagattaaaatagaGCTTATTATAGTACGGTGCAGCCTGCAccacaagaagaaaatattcCCAAAATTAGAGCTTTTCGCACACATGAAGCGTGCATGTGAATATTCGATAATTGTGATCGTACGCTCAAAAATGAATTtgtatcatataaattaggatagagaaaaaatattatgaaaatatcataaattaataataattatataataatttaaaatattaatgaaaaaaatcatagtATTTCCAAATTCTATTTATGCTATTGAGTCTGTGATGACACGAATTTAAATGTCTAATACTAAAACAATAATATGAAGCAAATCGAATTAGTACTACGTTATTTCGTTGTTTTCAGTTTGTGTATCTTAGTTTCACAAGGTATtaataggg
This portion of the Solanum pennellii chromosome 12, SPENNV200 genome encodes:
- the LOC107005752 gene encoding 2-alkenal reductase (NADP(+)-dependent)-like; its protein translation is MAEEMIMNNKQIILKHYVEGYPKESDMEFKNSIIKLNVLEGSNVVVLKNLYLSCDPYMRNRMSKLEGSYIQSFTPGYPITGYGVSKIVESSDSNYQKGDLIWGMSGWEEYSVVTTTETTLFKIDHEKDVPLSYYTGILGMPGITAYVGFYEVCCPKKGESVFVSSASGAVGQLVGQFAKMLGCYVVGSAGNKQKVDMLKSKFGFDEAFNYKEEHDLDATLKRYFPDGIDIYFENVGGKMLDAVLMNMKLHGRIAVCGMISQYNLDKTEGVHNLFRLIAKRIRMEGFLVFDYYHLYPKYLEMIIPQMKAGNIVYVEDIAEGFESAPSALVGLFSGLNVGKQVVMISEE